The Halichoerus grypus chromosome 9, mHalGry1.hap1.1, whole genome shotgun sequence genome has a window encoding:
- the AIG1 gene encoding androgen-induced gene 1 protein isoform X10 — protein MALVPCQVLRVAILLSYCSILCNYKAIEMPSHQTYGGSWKFLTFIDLGRWGTNGGGHSQVVGYLEENTDLLLRGDTERVST, from the exons ATGGCGCTTGTGCCGTGCCAGGTGCTGCGGGTGGCGATCCTGCTGTCCTACTGCTCTATCCTGTGTAACTACAAGGCCATCGAAATGCCCTCGCATCAGACCTACGGCGGGAGCTGGAAATTCCTGACGTTCATTGATCTG GGTAGGTGGGGCACGAATGGAGGTGGGCACAGCCAGGTGGTGGGCTATTTGGAGGAGAACACAGACCTGCTTCTAAGAGGTGACACGGAAAGAGTCTCAACTTAA